In a genomic window of Meleagris gallopavo isolate NT-WF06-2002-E0010 breed Aviagen turkey brand Nicholas breeding stock chromosome 1, Turkey_5.1, whole genome shotgun sequence:
- the LOC104911999 gene encoding diacylglycerol kinase iota-like isoform X3, producing MEQLEKINFRCKPTFREGSSRSPRENFVRHHWVHRRRQEGKCKQCGKGFQQKFSFHSKEIVAISCSWCKLAFHNKVTCFMLHHIEEPCSLGAHAAVIVPPTWIIKNSLKTSTRRKKRTSFKRKPAKEAMMITKVGHS from the exons ATGGAGCAGTTAGAGAAG ATTAATTTTCGCTGCAAACCAACTTTCCGAGAAGGGAGCTCCAGATCTCCAAGAGAA AACTTTGTCCGACATCACTGGGTACACAGACGGAGGCAGGAGGGGAAATGTAAGCAGTGTGGAAAG GGCTTTCAGCAGAAATTCTCCTTCCATAGTAAAGAGATTGTGGCCATCAGTTGTTCCTGGTGCAAGCTGGCG TTTCATAACAAAGTCACCTGCTTCATGCTACATCACATTGAGGAGCCGTGTTCTCTTGGGGCTCATGCAGCTGTCATTGTGCCTCCCACCTGGATCATTAAG aacTCATTAAAGACTTCAACACGGCGAAAGAAGAGGAcatcttttaaaagaaagccaGCAAAAGAGGCAATGAT GATAACAAAGGTCGGCCATTCGTGA
- the LOC104911999 gene encoding diacylglycerol kinase iota-like isoform X1 translates to MEQLEKINFRCKPTFREGSSRSPRENFVRHHWVHRRRQEGKCKQCGKGFQQKFSFHSKEIVAISCSWCKLAFHNKVTCFMLHHIEEPCSLGAHAAVIVPPTWIIKVKKPQGVSIPGDEPDWAGDWSPEGETGVSYPYWEGWQNSLKTSTRRKKRTSFKRKPAKEAMMITKVGHS, encoded by the exons ATGGAGCAGTTAGAGAAG ATTAATTTTCGCTGCAAACCAACTTTCCGAGAAGGGAGCTCCAGATCTCCAAGAGAA AACTTTGTCCGACATCACTGGGTACACAGACGGAGGCAGGAGGGGAAATGTAAGCAGTGTGGAAAG GGCTTTCAGCAGAAATTCTCCTTCCATAGTAAAGAGATTGTGGCCATCAGTTGTTCCTGGTGCAAGCTGGCG TTTCATAACAAAGTCACCTGCTTCATGCTACATCACATTGAGGAGCCGTGTTCTCTTGGGGCTCATGCAGCTGTCATTGTGCCTCCCACCTGGATCATTAAGGTGAAGAAACCTCAG GGGGTCTCCATACCAGGAGACGAGCCTGATTGGGCAGGAGACTGGAGCCCCGAAGGGGAAACGGGCGTCTCCTACCCCTATTGGGAGGGTTGGCAG aacTCATTAAAGACTTCAACACGGCGAAAGAAGAGGAcatcttttaaaagaaagccaGCAAAAGAGGCAATGAT GATAACAAAGGTCGGCCATTCGTGA
- the LOC104911999 gene encoding diacylglycerol kinase iota-like isoform X2: MEQLEKINFRCKPTFREGSSRSPRENFVRHHWVHRRRQEGKCKQCGKGFQQKFSFHSKEIVAISCSWCKLAFHNKVTCFMLHHIEEPCSLGAHAAVIVPPTWIIKVKKPQNSLKTSTRRKKRTSFKRKPAKEAMMITKVGHS; encoded by the exons ATGGAGCAGTTAGAGAAG ATTAATTTTCGCTGCAAACCAACTTTCCGAGAAGGGAGCTCCAGATCTCCAAGAGAA AACTTTGTCCGACATCACTGGGTACACAGACGGAGGCAGGAGGGGAAATGTAAGCAGTGTGGAAAG GGCTTTCAGCAGAAATTCTCCTTCCATAGTAAAGAGATTGTGGCCATCAGTTGTTCCTGGTGCAAGCTGGCG TTTCATAACAAAGTCACCTGCTTCATGCTACATCACATTGAGGAGCCGTGTTCTCTTGGGGCTCATGCAGCTGTCATTGTGCCTCCCACCTGGATCATTAAGGTGAAGAAACCTCAG aacTCATTAAAGACTTCAACACGGCGAAAGAAGAGGAcatcttttaaaagaaagccaGCAAAAGAGGCAATGAT GATAACAAAGGTCGGCCATTCGTGA